The Bubalus bubalis isolate 160015118507 breed Murrah chromosome 1, NDDB_SH_1, whole genome shotgun sequence genome includes a region encoding these proteins:
- the PSMG1 gene encoding proteasome assembly chaperone 1 — MAATFFGEVVRTPCRAGTEDEEEEEEGNRETPEDREVRRQLARKREVRLFCRQTKTTLEVSLLEKHPCSKFIIAIGNNAVAFLSSFVMNSGGWEEVGCAKLWNEWCRTADTAHLSPTEAFCVFYHLKSNPSVMLCQCSCYVAEDQQYQWLEKVFGSCPRKNMQVTILTCRHVTDYKTSESTSSLHTPFLKALKTQNFKEPPFCSLLEQPNIVHDLPAAVLSYCQVWRIPAVLYLCYTDVMKLDLITIEAFKPVLSSKSLKCLVKNIPQSTEILKKLMTTNEIQSNIYT; from the exons ATGGCGGCCACGTTCTTCGGGGAGGTGGTGAGGACGCCGTGCCGAGCTGGGacggaggacgaggaggaggaagaagaggggaatAGGGAGACGCCCGAGGATAGGGAGGTCCGGCGACAGCTGGCGCGGAAGAG GGAGGTGCGGCTCTTTTGCAGACAGACAAAAACAACGTTGGAAGTTTCTCTGCTGGAAAAACATCCTTGCTCCAAGTTTATAATTGCAATAGGGAATAATGCAGtag CGTTTTTGTCATCATTTGTCATGAATTCAGGAGGCTGGGAAGAAGTCGGTTGTGCTAAACTCTGGAATGAATGGTGTAGGACAGCGGACACTGCACACCTGTCCCCCACAGaggctttttgtgtgttttatcaCCTGAAATCGAATCCTTCG GTCATGCTCTGCCAGTGCAGTTGCTACGTGGCCGAAGATCAGCAGTATCAGTGGCTGGAAAAG GTTTTTGGCTCTTGTCCAAGGAAGAATATGCAAGTCACTATTCTCACATGTCGCCATGTTACTGACTATAAAACTTCAGAATCTACTAGCAGCcttcatactcctttcctgaaagCTCTAAAAACTCAGAATTTCAAAGAGCCTCCTTTTTGTTCACTGCTAGAACAACCAAATATTGTCCACGACCTTCCTGCAGCAG TTCTGAGTTACTGTCAAGTATGGAGAATCCCTGCAGTTCTGTACCTGTGTTACACTGATGTGATGAAATTAGACCTGATCACAATCGAAGCTTTTAAGCCTGTACTTTCTTCCAAAAGTTTAAAGTGTTTGGTTAAG aaCATTCCCCAGAGCACAGAGATACTGAAGAAATTGATGACAACAAATGAGATTCAGAGTAACATTTACACGTGA